In Acinetobacter sp. C32I, one genomic interval encodes:
- a CDS encoding TonB-dependent siderophore receptor: protein MKIASCSAASLIKFQPSSLSLAIAISLSGISHVAFADEGHPAETQTLATISIQAQGNWLDDANAEKVQQHAGARSIIDRKRLDEIATTSIRDALKQIPGVQVQDSNGTGGSDVSLNIGVRGLTSRLSPRSTVLMDGVPLSFAPYGQPQLSLAPVSMGNIESVDVVRGAGSVRFGPQNVGGIINFATRSIPKEFSGSVGLTTEFATGTDQLKYTPNLFIGGTLDNGLGMALLYSGSKGDGYREANNKIDIDDVMLKTAYQWTDQDVIAVNLHHYEGRGEMPEGLTAAQFADNPYQSNQSRNYFAGRRSDVSVKYSHKDELNNFEVLGYYVDSFRTSDLESITDNGTSRISNSPRDYKFWGIEPRYSRAYRWAGMDNEVTIGYRYLQEESSEFSGRTPSYNTLTGTPGERIANTTSDGGTKAHAFYIDNRFGLANWVITPGVRFESIDTHNDFTAYQDGSATNTVYPKIKSDEFLPSLSVLYKANENWNIFANAGVSFGPQQYNQLVTTKSVGGVNTAATTLDGLHPEKSKNYEIGTKYLGNGLSAELTVFYLDFDKELMLERPDAIGTGVWTDLGATSHKGVETGISYDFGQLADALEGLKVYGNYTFTKATSEAGKFEGKDLPFYSRHVGNLGLAYQVDQWSVNADMFAQSKQHAPGSGDVYQTQETADGRTGDIPGYSTFAVRTGYDFSNQLKGLKIAGGIKNVFDKQYYTRSSDSTGGKYVGQPRTFFLQTSYDF from the coding sequence ATGAAAATTGCATCCTGCTCCGCTGCGTCTTTGATTAAATTCCAACCCTCTTCTCTGAGTCTCGCCATTGCCATTTCATTGAGTGGCATATCTCATGTCGCTTTTGCTGATGAAGGACACCCCGCTGAAACGCAGACACTTGCAACAATTTCAATTCAGGCACAAGGCAATTGGCTAGACGATGCCAATGCTGAAAAAGTACAACAACATGCAGGCGCACGTAGCATTATTGACCGCAAACGTTTGGATGAGATTGCCACCACCTCAATTCGTGATGCTTTAAAACAAATTCCTGGGGTGCAAGTCCAAGACAGCAATGGTACGGGTGGCAGTGATGTTTCTTTAAATATTGGGGTACGGGGTCTTACCTCACGCTTGTCCCCCCGCTCCACCGTACTCATGGATGGCGTTCCACTTTCTTTTGCCCCATATGGCCAGCCGCAATTATCATTAGCCCCAGTTTCTATGGGTAATATTGAATCGGTCGATGTGGTGCGTGGTGCAGGTTCTGTTCGTTTTGGGCCACAAAACGTGGGTGGGATTATCAACTTTGCAACACGGTCAATCCCCAAAGAATTTTCAGGTTCAGTTGGTTTAACGACAGAATTTGCAACTGGGACAGACCAACTAAAATACACACCGAATCTGTTTATTGGTGGAACCTTGGACAACGGTTTAGGCATGGCCTTGCTTTATTCAGGCAGTAAAGGTGATGGCTATCGAGAAGCCAACAATAAAATTGATATCGATGATGTCATGCTAAAAACCGCCTACCAATGGACCGATCAGGATGTGATTGCGGTGAATCTGCATCATTATGAAGGTCGAGGAGAAATGCCAGAAGGTTTAACAGCGGCACAATTTGCAGATAATCCTTATCAATCCAATCAAAGCCGCAACTATTTTGCGGGTCGTCGTTCCGATGTTTCTGTGAAATATAGCCATAAAGATGAATTGAATAACTTTGAAGTGTTGGGTTATTACGTTGATTCTTTCCGAACCAGTGACTTAGAATCCATTACAGATAATGGCACCAGTCGTATTAGCAACTCTCCTCGTGATTATAAATTTTGGGGGATTGAACCACGTTATTCACGTGCCTATCGTTGGGCGGGAATGGATAACGAAGTGACCATTGGCTATCGTTATTTACAGGAAGAAAGTTCTGAGTTCTCAGGACGCACGCCTTCTTACAACACGCTCACAGGGACACCCGGTGAGCGTATCGCCAATACCACCAGTGACGGCGGTACCAAAGCGCATGCCTTTTATATCGACAACCGTTTTGGCCTCGCGAATTGGGTGATTACACCTGGGGTTCGTTTTGAATCGATTGATACCCATAATGATTTCACAGCTTATCAAGATGGTAGCGCCACCAATACTGTTTATCCAAAAATCAAATCTGACGAGTTCTTACCAAGCTTATCGGTGCTGTATAAAGCCAATGAGAACTGGAATATTTTTGCCAATGCTGGTGTTTCATTTGGTCCACAGCAATACAACCAACTCGTTACGACTAAGTCTGTTGGTGGTGTGAATACTGCTGCAACGACGCTGGATGGATTACATCCTGAAAAATCTAAAAACTATGAAATCGGAACTAAATATTTAGGCAATGGTTTAAGTGCTGAGTTGACGGTCTTTTATTTAGATTTTGATAAAGAATTGATGTTAGAACGTCCTGATGCTATCGGTACAGGGGTTTGGACAGACTTAGGTGCAACTAGTCATAAAGGTGTTGAAACAGGAATCAGCTATGATTTCGGTCAACTGGCTGATGCGCTAGAGGGTCTCAAGGTCTACGGGAATTACACCTTTACCAAAGCAACGTCTGAAGCGGGCAAGTTTGAAGGCAAAGATTTGCCCTTCTATTCACGCCATGTGGGTAACCTCGGTTTAGCCTATCAAGTTGATCAATGGTCAGTGAATGCAGACATGTTTGCGCAGTCCAAACAACATGCACCGGGTTCAGGTGATGTTTATCAAACGCAAGAAACCGCAGATGGCCGCACAGGTGACATTCCTGGATATTCAACTTTTGCCGTACGCACAGGCTATGACTTTAGCAATCAACTCAAAGGCTTAAAAATAGCGGGTGGGATAAAGAACGTGTTTGACAAGCAATACTATACCCGCTCATCTGACTCCACAGGCGGTAAATATGTGGGCCAACCACGAACCTTCTTCCTGCAAACATCATATGATTTTTAA
- a CDS encoding SIMPL domain-containing protein (The SIMPL domain is named for its presence in mouse protein SIMPL (signalling molecule that associates with mouse pelle-like kinase). Bacterial member BP26, from Brucella, was shown to assemble into a channel-like structure, while YggE from E. coli has been associated with resistance to oxidative stress.): MRTLALATLMIGAALSPSLFAHETENLNYNIVNIQADASRQVANDEMRAVLYVEKSNKQPAELSNQINQLMNQAQAIARKYSQVKVETGAQSTYPVYDNDSNKLKEWRARAEIQLESKDFKAASQLISELQQSFQTQSINFTVSDEQRKKVENELMIEASKNFQQRAQAITQAWNKGQYNLVSLNLNTSNYFPQPMMRGGTAKFAMAEAAPAQDMAAGESKITVSANGSIQFK; this comes from the coding sequence ATGCGTACTTTAGCACTTGCTACATTAATGATCGGGGCTGCATTGAGCCCAAGCCTTTTTGCTCACGAGACTGAGAACTTGAACTACAACATTGTGAATATCCAAGCGGATGCATCTCGTCAGGTTGCCAATGATGAAATGCGTGCCGTGCTTTATGTCGAGAAAAGCAATAAACAACCTGCAGAACTCTCAAATCAGATCAACCAACTGATGAATCAAGCACAAGCGATTGCACGCAAATATTCACAGGTCAAAGTCGAAACAGGTGCACAAAGTACCTACCCTGTGTATGACAATGACAGCAATAAATTGAAAGAATGGCGTGCCCGCGCGGAAATCCAACTAGAAAGTAAAGATTTTAAAGCTGCAAGCCAGTTGATCAGCGAATTACAACAAAGCTTCCAGACCCAATCGATTAACTTCACCGTGTCGGATGAACAGCGTAAAAAAGTTGAAAATGAGCTGATGATTGAAGCATCGAAGAACTTCCAGCAACGTGCGCAAGCCATCACCCAAGCCTGGAATAAAGGCCAATACAACCTGGTGAGTTTAAACCTGAATACCAGCAACTACTTCCCGCAACCGATGATGCGCGGTGGCACGGCCAAGTTTGCCATGGCTGAAGCGGCACCTGCACAGGACATGGCAGCAGGTGAATCAAAAATTACCGTCAGTGCCAATGGTTCAATCCAATTTAAATAA
- a CDS encoding diaminobutyrate--2-oxoglutarate transaminase, whose translation MSVTSVNPAANATNEYYLTRQSQMESNVRSYPRKLPLAIAKAQGCWVTDVEGTEYLDCLAGAGTLALGHNHPAVIQSIQDTLASGLPLHTLDLTTPLKDAFTEALLAYLPGGQEEYCLQFCGPSGADGTEAAIKLAKTYTGRSTVISFSGGYHGMTHGALAMTGNLSAKNAVNGLMPGVQFMPYPHEYRCPLGLGGEAGVDALTYFFENFIEDVESGVTKPAAVILEAIQGEGGVVTAPVKWLQKIREVTEKHNIVLILDEVQAGFARSGKMFAFEHAGIEPDVVVMSKAVGGSLPLAVLGIKRKFDAWQPAGHTGTFRGNQLAMGTGLASLQVIKEQNLAQNAQERGDFLQAEFKKLAQEFPCIGNVRGRGLMIGVEIVDERKPADHMGSLPADAQLAAAIQTACFNNKLLLEKGGRNGTVIRLLCPLIINQEECVEAVARFKKAVAEALKAVRG comes from the coding sequence ATGAGCGTTACTTCCGTAAATCCTGCCGCTAATGCAACTAACGAATATTATCTGACTCGCCAAAGTCAGATGGAATCGAATGTTCGTAGTTATCCACGTAAATTACCGTTAGCGATAGCAAAAGCACAAGGCTGTTGGGTTACTGATGTTGAAGGTACAGAGTACCTTGATTGTTTAGCTGGGGCAGGAACATTGGCTTTGGGCCATAATCATCCTGCGGTGATTCAAAGTATTCAAGACACATTGGCAAGCGGTTTGCCATTGCATACTTTAGACTTAACGACTCCTTTAAAAGATGCGTTTACTGAAGCGCTTTTGGCTTATTTGCCAGGCGGTCAAGAAGAATATTGCCTACAATTCTGTGGTCCATCTGGTGCAGATGGTACAGAAGCAGCGATTAAATTAGCGAAAACTTATACGGGTCGTAGCACAGTGATTAGTTTCTCTGGTGGCTACCATGGTATGACGCACGGCGCGCTTGCAATGACAGGTAACCTGTCAGCGAAGAATGCGGTGAATGGCTTAATGCCAGGCGTGCAATTTATGCCATACCCACATGAATATCGTTGCCCACTTGGTTTAGGTGGGGAAGCAGGTGTTGACGCTTTAACGTACTTCTTTGAAAACTTCATTGAAGATGTTGAAAGTGGTGTAACCAAGCCTGCAGCTGTGATCCTTGAAGCGATTCAAGGTGAAGGTGGTGTTGTTACTGCGCCAGTAAAATGGTTGCAAAAAATCCGTGAAGTGACTGAAAAGCACAATATCGTTTTAATCTTGGACGAAGTTCAAGCTGGTTTTGCACGTTCAGGTAAAATGTTTGCCTTTGAACATGCAGGAATCGAGCCTGATGTTGTGGTGATGTCTAAAGCGGTAGGTGGTAGCTTACCACTTGCAGTATTGGGTATTAAACGTAAGTTTGATGCTTGGCAGCCTGCGGGTCACACGGGTACTTTCCGTGGTAACCAACTTGCGATGGGTACAGGTTTGGCATCACTTCAAGTGATCAAAGAACAAAACCTTGCTCAAAATGCGCAAGAGCGTGGTGATTTCTTACAAGCAGAGTTCAAGAAACTTGCTCAAGAATTCCCATGTATTGGTAACGTACGTGGTCGTGGTTTGATGATCGGTGTTGAGATCGTTGACGAGCGTAAACCTGCGGATCATATGGGCTCATTACCTGCTGATGCACAATTGGCTGCTGCAATTCAGACTGCTTGTTTCAACAATAAATTATTGCTTGAAAAAGGCGGCCGTAACGGTACTGTCATCCGTTTACTTTGCCCATTGATTATCAATCAAGAAGAGTGCGTAGAGGCGGTTGCTCGCTTCAAGAAAGCTGTTGCTGAAGCATTAAAAGCAGTACGAGGCTAA
- a CDS encoding aspartate aminotransferase family protein gives MVDFAEHRKALLCNDAQSIADYQSAMGEAVTAVSAWLQNDKMYTGGSIKDLREAISFAPSKQGLGVQQSLQRMVELFLNKSLKVHHPHSLAHLHCPTMVMSQIAEVLINATNQSMDSWDQSPAGSLMEVQLIDWLRQKVGYGAGQAGVFTSGGTQSNLMGVLLARDWCISKNWKDENGKPWSVQRDGIPAEAMKNVKVICSENAHFSVQKNMAMMGMGFQSVVTVPVNENAQMDVDALEKTMAHLQSEGKIVACVVATAGTTDAGAIDPLKKIREITTKYGSWMHIDAAWGGALILSNDHRAMLDGIELSDSITLDFHKHYFQSISCGAFLLKDEANYRFMHYEAEYLNSAYDEEHGVPNLVSKSLQTTRRFDALKLWMTVEALGEELYGSMIDHGVKLTREVADYIKATAGLELLVEPQFASVLFRVVPEAYPAEFIDSLNQNVADELFARGEANIGVTKVGNVQSLKMTTLSPVATLENVQNLLALVLAEADRIKDAIAAGTYVPAID, from the coding sequence ATGGTTGATTTTGCAGAACATCGTAAAGCGTTACTCTGCAATGATGCTCAATCTATTGCTGACTATCAGTCAGCAATGGGCGAGGCGGTAACTGCCGTTTCAGCATGGTTGCAAAATGATAAAATGTACACTGGCGGTAGCATTAAAGATTTGCGTGAAGCAATCTCTTTTGCTCCTTCAAAACAAGGTTTAGGTGTACAGCAATCATTACAACGTATGGTTGAGCTTTTCCTCAACAAAAGCTTAAAAGTACATCACCCACATTCACTTGCACACTTACACTGCCCAACCATGGTGATGAGCCAGATTGCGGAAGTGTTGATCAATGCAACCAACCAATCGATGGACTCATGGGATCAAAGCCCAGCGGGTTCTTTGATGGAAGTTCAACTCATTGATTGGCTTCGCCAAAAAGTGGGCTATGGTGCAGGTCAAGCAGGTGTGTTCACCTCTGGTGGTACACAGTCAAACTTGATGGGTGTATTGCTGGCACGTGACTGGTGCATCTCGAAAAACTGGAAAGACGAAAATGGTAAGCCATGGTCGGTTCAGCGTGATGGTATTCCAGCAGAAGCAATGAAAAACGTCAAAGTCATCTGTTCTGAAAATGCACATTTCTCTGTGCAAAAGAACATGGCTATGATGGGTATGGGCTTCCAGTCTGTTGTCACTGTTCCTGTGAATGAAAATGCACAGATGGATGTTGATGCACTGGAAAAAACCATGGCGCATCTTCAGTCTGAAGGCAAAATCGTGGCCTGCGTTGTTGCAACAGCGGGTACGACAGATGCTGGTGCGATTGATCCACTCAAGAAAATCCGTGAAATTACCACCAAATATGGTTCATGGATGCATATCGATGCAGCTTGGGGTGGTGCACTGATTCTTTCAAATGACCATCGTGCAATGCTAGATGGGATTGAATTATCAGACTCAATCACGCTTGATTTCCATAAGCATTATTTCCAAAGCATTAGTTGTGGCGCTTTCTTATTGAAAGACGAAGCAAACTATCGCTTTATGCATTACGAAGCAGAATATTTAAACTCTGCTTATGATGAAGAACATGGTGTACCTAACCTTGTGTCTAAATCATTACAAACGACTCGTCGTTTTGATGCATTGAAATTATGGATGACGGTTGAAGCATTAGGCGAAGAGCTTTATGGTTCAATGATTGATCATGGTGTGAAATTAACACGTGAAGTTGCAGATTATATTAAAGCAACAGCGGGCCTTGAATTGTTGGTTGAACCACAATTCGCTTCAGTCCTGTTCCGTGTCGTACCAGAAGCTTATCCTGCTGAATTTATCGATAGCTTAAACCAAAACGTGGCAGATGAATTATTTGCCCGTGGCGAAGCGAATATTGGTGTCACCAAAGTAGGTAATGTTCAATCATTGAAGATGACCACTTTAAGCCCAGTTGCAACGCTTGAAAACGTTCAAAACTTGCTAGCACTTGTGTTGGCAGAAGCTGATCGTATTAAAGATGCAATTGCTGCAGGAACTTATGTTCCAGCGATTGATTAA
- a CDS encoding aromatic ring-hydroxylating dioxygenase subunit alpha, which produces MNSKVITTFKHTDLPVHMTFSEHDWQLLAQHWYPIALARDISEQPTAAMLLDMPLVIYKMGDELIVAKDVCPHRGVPLSLGRHDGQGIVCRYHGLRFGHAGKCNRIPAHPQHKISERFHLKTYAATEKYGLIWCCLAARQDDKPVIPDMPYWDDADYQQLLCPFVDLNCFAGRQLEGFIDVAHFAWVHPDTFGDPDDVEVPDYSTTETSYGFTADYISSVGRYPIGTAQRGEDNFNWLRHFEISLPFTATLTIHFPNQSKQVIMNAASPVSARQTRLFAPICRNYDKDLPVEDAYAFNLQIFEEDRLIVETQKPEYLPLDLSMEAHFPADRSSSMYRRLLRKMGFNPIFAA; this is translated from the coding sequence ATGAACAGCAAAGTGATTACAACGTTTAAGCATACGGATTTACCTGTACACATGACCTTTTCAGAGCATGATTGGCAGCTACTTGCTCAGCACTGGTATCCGATTGCCCTCGCCCGTGATATTTCAGAGCAACCAACAGCAGCCATGTTGCTGGATATGCCATTGGTTATTTACAAAATGGGAGATGAACTGATTGTTGCAAAAGATGTTTGCCCACATCGTGGAGTTCCCCTTAGCTTGGGCCGTCATGACGGGCAAGGTATTGTCTGTCGCTATCACGGATTACGCTTTGGACATGCGGGCAAATGCAACCGTATTCCAGCACATCCGCAGCATAAAATCTCGGAGCGCTTTCATTTGAAAACCTATGCTGCCACTGAAAAGTATGGACTGATCTGGTGTTGCTTAGCGGCTCGCCAAGATGATAAACCTGTTATTCCTGACATGCCCTACTGGGATGATGCAGACTACCAGCAACTGCTATGCCCTTTTGTAGACTTAAATTGTTTTGCCGGTCGGCAACTGGAAGGATTTATTGATGTCGCGCATTTTGCGTGGGTACATCCTGATACTTTTGGCGACCCTGATGATGTTGAAGTTCCCGACTATAGCACCACAGAAACCAGTTATGGCTTCACTGCAGATTATATCAGCAGTGTCGGACGCTATCCGATCGGGACAGCACAACGTGGGGAAGACAATTTTAATTGGCTCAGACATTTTGAAATCAGCCTGCCTTTTACTGCAACACTGACCATTCATTTTCCGAATCAAAGCAAACAGGTGATCATGAATGCCGCCTCTCCTGTAAGCGCGCGACAAACTCGCCTGTTTGCACCTATCTGCCGTAATTATGATAAAGATTTACCTGTTGAGGATGCCTATGCATTCAATTTACAGATTTTTGAAGAAGATCGACTGATTGTCGAAACCCAAAAACCTGAATATCTCCCCCTGGATTTATCGATGGAAGCGCATTTTCCAGCAGACCGTAGCTCAAGTATGTATCGTCGACTTTTAAGGAAAATGGGATTCAATCCTATTTTTGCAGCCTAG
- a CDS encoding aldehyde dehydrogenase family protein has protein sequence MQHLNMQNQFKLIINGQSCLGEAGELEIINPATAAVAAKCAQASIAQVNQAIEAAKQAFGSWQRSSHEERKSILNKIADGIEQHAETLAELIVVEQGKPLALAQMEVQGAIGWTRYTASLEMPVDIIEDSEQKRIERHYQPLGVVASITPWNWPLMIAVWHIMPALRTGNVVINKPSEFTPLATLKLCEIIQQEVPAGVISILLGKGDVGEALSTHPDIAKVVFTGSTKTGQHIMSGAVKTLKHLTLELGGNDAGIVLPDADLDQIAKRIFNVAFLNAGQTCAALKRLYVHESQYDALAQKLADIANAQNVGDGMATETTFGPVQNQLQYQKVKALIADALAQGAKALSGDQTIPEQGYFIAPTILTELDESCRVVQEEQFGPVLPILKYRDIDDAIARANASEFGLGGSIWSSDLKAAQFYASQLQCGTAWVNTHAEIVPHAPFGGWKMSGVGAEFGMEGLLENTVGQTVHINKI, from the coding sequence ATGCAACACTTAAATATGCAAAACCAATTTAAACTGATTATTAACGGTCAATCTTGTCTCGGTGAAGCCGGCGAACTTGAGATTATCAATCCTGCAACAGCTGCTGTTGCAGCAAAGTGTGCACAGGCTTCGATTGCACAGGTGAATCAAGCGATTGAGGCGGCAAAGCAAGCTTTTGGAAGCTGGCAACGCAGTTCTCATGAGGAGCGAAAAAGCATACTCAATAAGATTGCGGATGGAATTGAACAACATGCCGAAACTCTGGCTGAGTTGATTGTAGTTGAGCAAGGCAAACCCTTGGCATTGGCACAAATGGAAGTGCAGGGTGCGATTGGCTGGACACGTTATACTGCAAGTTTAGAAATGCCAGTTGATATTATTGAAGACAGTGAACAGAAACGAATTGAACGTCATTATCAGCCCTTAGGTGTGGTGGCTTCGATTACGCCGTGGAATTGGCCGTTGATGATTGCGGTGTGGCATATCATGCCTGCCTTACGTACGGGCAATGTGGTGATTAATAAACCATCTGAATTTACCCCCTTAGCGACGTTAAAACTCTGTGAAATTATTCAACAAGAAGTGCCTGCGGGTGTGATTTCAATCTTGCTGGGTAAAGGCGACGTCGGTGAGGCGTTATCGACTCACCCTGATATCGCCAAGGTGGTTTTTACAGGCTCAACCAAGACGGGTCAGCACATTATGTCAGGTGCGGTAAAAACCTTAAAGCATCTGACCCTAGAGCTGGGTGGCAATGATGCGGGGATTGTTTTACCTGATGCCGATCTTGATCAAATAGCCAAGCGAATTTTTAACGTGGCATTTTTAAATGCTGGGCAGACCTGTGCTGCGTTAAAACGTTTGTATGTGCACGAAAGCCAATATGACGCGCTAGCACAAAAACTGGCTGATATTGCCAATGCTCAGAATGTTGGAGATGGCATGGCGACAGAGACCACATTTGGTCCTGTGCAAAATCAGCTGCAATATCAAAAAGTAAAAGCCTTAATTGCCGATGCGCTTGCGCAAGGTGCCAAGGCGCTGTCAGGTGATCAGACGATACCTGAGCAAGGCTATTTTATTGCGCCAACGATTTTAACTGAACTGGATGAAAGCTGCCGAGTGGTACAAGAGGAGCAGTTTGGCCCCGTGTTACCGATTCTAAAATATCGTGATATTGATGATGCAATTGCTCGAGCCAATGCCAGTGAGTTTGGATTAGGTGGATCAATCTGGTCTTCTGATTTAAAAGCTGCACAGTTCTACGCTTCACAACTACAATGCGGTACAGCATGGGTGAATACCCATGCTGAGATTGTTCCACATGCGCCGTTTGGTGGTTGGAAAATGTCGGGTGTGGGTGCTGAGTTTGGCATGGAGGGTTTGCTGGAAAATACAGTAGGACAAACTGTGCATATCAATAAAATCTAA
- a CDS encoding Lrp/AsnC family transcriptional regulator — protein MDKFDWQIIQALQKNGRLTNQEVGDLIGLSASQCSRRRQLLEQKGVILGYAARIHQQALGLEVTAMIHINLRIHEAKSQQAFQDLIEAEDNIQDAFSISGDADFILKVVAENLEQLSQFVTERLLSYGFIGHIKSYIVLKKIKEQNHFLSKSKGHSYHPAT, from the coding sequence ATGGATAAGTTCGACTGGCAAATCATTCAGGCCCTACAAAAGAATGGACGGCTCACCAATCAGGAAGTTGGAGATTTAATCGGTTTATCCGCTTCACAATGTTCCAGAAGACGACAGTTACTGGAGCAAAAAGGCGTGATCTTAGGTTATGCCGCCCGCATCCACCAACAAGCTTTAGGCTTGGAGGTTACCGCGATGATCCACATTAACTTACGTATTCACGAGGCCAAGTCACAACAGGCCTTTCAAGACTTAATTGAAGCTGAGGACAATATTCAAGATGCTTTTTCAATTAGCGGTGATGCTGATTTTATTTTAAAAGTCGTCGCAGAAAATCTGGAACAGTTGTCCCAATTCGTGACAGAGCGACTACTGTCTTATGGTTTTATTGGCCATATCAAATCTTACATTGTGTTAAAAAAAATCAAAGAACAGAATCACTTTCTCAGCAAATCTAAGGGCCACAGCTACCATCCAGCCACATAA
- a CDS encoding thiamine pyrophosphate-binding protein, translated as MFIEIGDFLNIRLKQMGIQHLFGVPGDFNLSYLEQVEADAQLEFIGNCNELNAAYAADGYARINGFAALTTTYGVGDLSAINGIAGAYAENVPVVHISGIPPLHVVQKGTLVHHTLVDGNYDNIMNCMKEFTVAQTRLTPANAASEIDRVLRQCFLERRPVHIQLASDITHVKIEVTDRSLDLSYPRVEPELLQSAVTKLCEVIAQAKRPALLIDNEASVFGITSLLDDLSKKCSIPFASMLTAKNIMDEGSPRYVGTYVGGASQAHVRQTIEQSDCLMGIGVRFTDVGTGVFTHQIATENYIEIKPYGLTIFGQDFPGIEIGQFLVELNKKVAPRKLSQPMLEQQAQQTLEVPEQQKLSQDVLWCYIAGFLKDDDVIIGEVGTSNSALAGLKLPATAKYIAQPLWGSIGYTLPALLGSLLAAPERRQILFIGDGSFQLTVQELSTIIRQGLKPIIFLLNNGGYTIERLIMGENAAYNDVQDWKYSEIPNVFNGTKAYKSCVVETAGQLKQTLGGIDQFDGLTFIELKLPAMDAPSSLKKFASVIARFDYGDRGYEILKQRSQALPSKKAISF; from the coding sequence ATGTTCATAGAAATCGGTGATTTTTTAAATATTCGTCTAAAACAAATGGGTATCCAACACCTGTTTGGTGTACCTGGTGATTTTAACCTTTCTTATCTCGAACAAGTTGAGGCAGATGCCCAACTCGAATTTATTGGTAATTGTAATGAATTAAATGCGGCTTATGCTGCTGACGGTTATGCACGGATCAACGGCTTTGCTGCTTTGACAACGACCTATGGGGTTGGTGATTTAAGTGCGATTAATGGTATTGCAGGTGCTTATGCTGAGAATGTGCCAGTGGTGCATATTTCAGGGATTCCGCCTTTACATGTGGTTCAGAAAGGCACTCTGGTTCATCACACGCTGGTGGATGGTAACTACGACAACATCATGAACTGCATGAAAGAGTTCACTGTTGCACAGACCCGTCTAACCCCAGCCAATGCCGCCTCTGAAATTGACCGTGTGTTACGTCAATGTTTCCTTGAACGTCGACCTGTACATATCCAGTTGGCATCGGATATTACTCACGTCAAAATTGAAGTGACAGATCGTTCACTCGATTTATCTTATCCAAGGGTTGAGCCAGAGCTGTTACAAAGTGCAGTCACCAAACTGTGTGAGGTGATTGCACAAGCCAAGCGACCAGCGCTGCTGATTGATAATGAAGCCTCTGTTTTTGGGATTACCTCACTACTGGATGATTTATCCAAAAAATGTTCGATTCCTTTTGCCAGTATGCTGACCGCTAAAAATATTATGGATGAGGGTTCACCGCGTTATGTGGGAACCTATGTTGGTGGCGCAAGCCAAGCGCATGTGCGTCAGACCATTGAGCAGTCTGATTGCTTGATGGGCATCGGGGTGCGTTTTACTGATGTCGGAACTGGAGTGTTTACCCATCAAATTGCCACTGAAAATTACATTGAAATCAAACCTTATGGTTTGACGATTTTTGGACAGGATTTCCCTGGCATTGAAATTGGACAATTTCTGGTGGAGCTGAATAAGAAGGTTGCACCACGGAAGTTAAGCCAGCCGATGTTGGAGCAGCAAGCACAACAGACACTTGAGGTGCCTGAACAGCAAAAGCTTAGTCAGGATGTCTTGTGGTGTTATATTGCGGGCTTTCTTAAAGATGATGATGTGATTATCGGTGAAGTCGGGACTTCTAACTCAGCCTTGGCAGGGCTCAAGCTACCAGCAACCGCGAAATATATTGCTCAACCATTGTGGGGTTCGATTGGTTATACCTTGCCTGCTTTATTAGGTAGTTTGTTGGCTGCACCAGAACGCCGCCAAATCCTGTTTATTGGTGATGGTTCATTTCAGCTCACCGTACAGGAACTTTCAACCATTATCCGTCAAGGCCTGAAGCCGATTATTTTCTTACTCAATAATGGTGGCTATACCATTGAGCGTTTAATCATGGGCGAGAACGCGGCCTATAACGATGTTCAGGACTGGAAATATAGCGAGATTCCAAATGTCTTCAATGGTACGAAAGCCTATAAAAGTTGTGTGGTAGAAACCGCAGGTCAACTTAAACAAACCTTGGGTGGTATCGACCAGTTCGATGGTCTGACCTTTATCGAATTAAAACTCCCAGCTATGGATGCTCCATCCAGTTTGAAAAAATTTGCGTCAGTGATTGCACGCTTTGATTACGGCGATCGAGGCTATGAAATCTTAAAACAGCGTTCCCAAGCATTACCCAGTAAAAAAGCAATTTCCTTCTGA